Proteins encoded by one window of Swingsia samuiensis:
- a CDS encoding SulP family inorganic anion transporter: MNFSLYQRQWSENPVREILAGMVGTFALIPEVIAFSYIAGVSPAVSLFASFVISVSIAIFGGRPGMISGAAGSVALVAAPLVHTHGVQAMLLATLLAGGLQIIFGLLRLQAIMRFVPAEVRTGFVNALAILIFSAQVPQMIGVGVETYALIALGLVIIYLLPKISDAIPSPLICIIVLTCITILHPMPVHKVADLGELPTGLPHLTLPHIPLTWSTLSTIFPYAVAMAAVGLLESMMTATVVDDLTDTHGNQRMECTGLGISNILVGAFGGIAGCGMIGQTVGNLRYGGRGRLSTFTAGAFLLILMVLLHRWVAQVPMAALVAIMIMVSISTFSWSSLKDLTQHPKLSSFTMIVTVIVVILTHDLAAGVLVGVLLSGVFFAWKAAQLLHIHYNRQGNTETYTLTGQVFFASADTLLNTVNYHSDAQNITLDLTDARFWDITAVQTLDKTISKIQSHKKTVNVIGLNNDLHRIINDQSQEKLLNI, from the coding sequence ATGAATTTTTCTCTTTATCAACGCCAGTGGAGTGAAAACCCTGTGCGTGAAATTTTGGCAGGGATGGTCGGAACATTTGCTCTGATCCCTGAAGTCATTGCCTTTTCTTATATTGCCGGTGTTTCTCCTGCAGTTTCTCTTTTTGCTTCGTTCGTTATCTCAGTATCAATTGCGATATTCGGTGGCCGCCCAGGTATGATTTCTGGAGCAGCAGGTTCCGTTGCTCTCGTTGCAGCGCCCCTCGTCCATACGCATGGGGTTCAGGCTATGCTACTTGCCACCTTGCTTGCTGGGGGGCTGCAAATCATCTTTGGCTTATTACGTTTACAAGCCATTATGCGTTTTGTTCCTGCAGAAGTAAGAACCGGCTTTGTGAATGCCCTAGCTATTCTTATTTTCTCCGCTCAAGTGCCACAAATGATCGGTGTAGGAGTTGAGACATACGCTCTTATCGCTCTAGGGCTTGTTATTATATATCTCCTTCCAAAAATTTCTGATGCTATTCCCTCTCCTCTAATCTGCATCATTGTTCTTACTTGTATTACTATTTTACATCCTATGCCTGTCCATAAAGTGGCAGATTTAGGTGAGCTCCCAACTGGTTTACCTCATCTCACGCTCCCCCATATCCCCCTTACATGGAGTACCCTTTCCACCATTTTTCCTTACGCTGTCGCTATGGCTGCGGTTGGTCTTCTTGAATCTATGATGACGGCCACCGTCGTTGATGATCTGACAGACACTCACGGCAATCAACGGATGGAATGTACAGGCCTTGGTATTTCCAACATTCTCGTTGGTGCTTTCGGAGGGATAGCTGGATGCGGGATGATTGGACAAACAGTAGGTAATTTACGTTATGGTGGACGAGGCCGCCTCTCCACATTTACAGCCGGGGCATTCTTATTGATTTTAATGGTTTTGCTTCATCGTTGGGTTGCGCAAGTCCCTATGGCAGCACTTGTTGCGATTATGATCATGGTTTCCATTAGCACTTTCTCATGGAGTAGCCTCAAAGATCTAACTCAGCACCCAAAGCTCTCCAGCTTTACGATGATTGTCACTGTTATTGTGGTCATTCTAACCCATGATCTTGCCGCAGGCGTCCTTGTTGGAGTTCTTTTATCAGGCGTATTTTTTGCTTGGAAAGCGGCTCAACTGCTCCATATCCATTATAATCGACAAGGCAACACAGAAACTTATACCCTCACAGGACAAGTATTCTTTGCTTCTGCTGATACGTTATTAAATACCGTCAACTATCATTCAGATGCCCAGAACATTACTCTCGATCTAACAGATGCACGATTTTGGGATATAACTGCCGTTCAAACACTAGACAAAACAATTTCTAAAATTCAGTCGCACAAGAAAACAGTCAACGTGATAG